In Gimesia benthica, a single window of DNA contains:
- a CDS encoding DUF7133 domain-containing protein, whose amino-acid sequence MLQDGDGRLDKSVVFADQSSWPTSVCCYDGGVFVFRSRAGQTAMSFRV is encoded by the coding sequence ATGCTGCAAGATGGCGATGGTCGCTTGGACAAGAGTGTTGTCTTTGCTGACCAGAGCAGCTGGCCGACGTCTGTCTGCTGTTACGATGGCGGCGTGTTTGTGTTTCGGTCGCGCGCTGGACAGACAGCCATGAGCTTTCGTGTCTGA
- a CDS encoding PH domain-containing protein — MKNAEKTIYCSSDFRGTAAKWRFSMVTIIPSTLSKRLKVLLVGNLLMVFGILCISIGLLGVGSWTVVACLSAVSVSILLQLVAMIRGRPRVIVTEDGFVFEKLFQRDSWRWDDIEGQFIVISIGWDKFVGYKLKPEILALSGRKSMSAWSGCHGIVGGNTLAGTTEELADLLNKVKDR; from the coding sequence ATGAAAAATGCCGAGAAAACGATTTACTGTTCATCCGACTTTCGTGGAACCGCAGCTAAATGGAGATTTTCGATGGTAACAATAATTCCATCTACACTTTCAAAGCGACTCAAAGTGTTGCTGGTCGGCAACCTGTTGATGGTCTTCGGAATTCTTTGCATCTCAATCGGTCTTTTGGGAGTAGGCAGCTGGACTGTAGTCGCATGTCTATCAGCAGTCTCGGTGAGCATTCTTTTACAGTTGGTCGCTATGATCAGAGGTCGCCCACGAGTCATTGTTACAGAGGATGGGTTTGTTTTCGAGAAACTATTTCAAAGAGATTCCTGGCGATGGGACGACATTGAGGGGCAATTCATTGTGATCAGTATTGGATGGGACAAGTTTGTGGGCTACAAGCTGAAACCCGAAATACTGGCCCTTAGCGGGAGGAAATCTATGTCTGCATGGTCCGGTTGTCATGGCATAGTGGGGGGCAACACGCTGGCAGGCACAACGGAGGAACTTGCGGATCTGCTGAACAAGGTAAAAGATCGTTAG
- a CDS encoding DUF7133 domain-containing protein, which produces MKYSFFLPFALIIASLTLTTDHDCHAQETISRKVTKEDMPRIPSTAPDKALDTFKLAKGFTLEMVAAEPSVGDPVDACFDEHGRMFVAEMHGYPFSQEPTKLNPERGQKVRRHHSHAARWRWSLGQECCLC; this is translated from the coding sequence ATGAAATACTCGTTCTTCCTGCCATTTGCGCTCATTATTGCATCGCTCACTCTGACGACTGATCACGACTGCCATGCTCAGGAAACAATCAGTCGCAAAGTGACCAAAGAGGACATGCCACGCATTCCATCCACTGCACCGGACAAGGCTCTGGATACATTCAAACTAGCCAAAGGCTTTACACTGGAAATGGTGGCTGCGGAGCCAAGTGTCGGGGATCCCGTGGACGCCTGCTTTGACGAACATGGTCGCATGTTTGTCGCGGAAATGCATGGGTATCCCTTTTCTCAAGAGCCGACCAAGCTGAACCCGGAGAGGGGGCAAAAAGTACGCCGGCATCATTCGCATGCTGCAAGATGGCGATGGTCGCTTGGACAAGAGTGTTGTCTTTGCTGA
- a CDS encoding cytochrome P450: MIDTAAALQGLWYRFRDKTQRDTVLSAISDHPQVLKGFKALPWYTHFFRDPLSCCAEMHRTYGQIFAVGSPVPYRRKQRKFVVGFGPDNNRRILQDEKTFRLGSVGIRGPRDSGLNRIRVGFNVPQVNQQRSLRKTVFPAFQKHAVQEYQSDIVALTNELIGRWSDGQEVEIWEQMRTLSGNLSCRLLFGRESLEDSRALGESLQLFMQQSYVSPASLRLNLPGTPYRDLIRRGEEITATIQEMLDKRQASIAARSDVLEMMVRAYQGDSDSELIPDLIGPATFLFVASFETVANAMTWTLFLLAQHPIIMGELFDELHHVLAGDAPTIRQLDQLPLLDASIKEAMRILPPVPITYRVARKEAELGGVRVRPGDRVMCSQYVTHHMSDLFTEPNRFDPLRWFTIKPNTYEYFPFGAGPRSCLGYTLGMTIIKISLAMILQAFRLAVVPQSRIDRMVKLTLSPKSGIAMRVHQQDRKFAAVPVKGNIHEMVDFTRAESGKTGFPSIKYGKSNISKSVNTYGDAA, encoded by the coding sequence TTGATCGACACTGCTGCAGCATTACAGGGCTTGTGGTATAGATTTCGTGATAAAACACAGAGGGACACCGTTTTGTCTGCAATCAGCGATCATCCTCAAGTCCTCAAAGGTTTCAAAGCGTTACCCTGGTACACTCATTTTTTCCGTGATCCACTCTCATGTTGCGCTGAGATGCATCGCACATACGGCCAGATATTCGCCGTAGGATCCCCGGTTCCTTACAGACGAAAACAGCGTAAATTTGTCGTTGGATTTGGACCGGATAACAACCGTCGAATCCTCCAGGATGAGAAGACGTTTCGTCTAGGTTCGGTCGGTATTCGTGGCCCGCGGGACTCCGGGCTGAATCGGATTCGCGTTGGTTTCAATGTGCCCCAAGTTAACCAGCAGAGGTCCCTGCGAAAAACTGTTTTTCCTGCATTTCAAAAGCATGCCGTCCAGGAGTATCAGTCCGATATTGTGGCCTTGACGAACGAACTCATAGGTCGCTGGTCTGACGGGCAGGAAGTTGAAATCTGGGAGCAGATGCGTACCTTATCTGGAAACCTGTCCTGCCGGTTGCTGTTTGGACGTGAATCTCTGGAAGACTCCCGCGCATTGGGTGAGTCTCTTCAACTGTTTATGCAACAGAGTTATGTATCGCCAGCTTCGCTTCGATTAAATTTGCCGGGAACTCCCTATCGCGATTTAATCCGGCGTGGAGAGGAGATCACCGCAACGATTCAGGAAATGCTGGATAAACGACAGGCATCGATTGCTGCCCGCTCAGACGTTCTGGAGATGATGGTCCGCGCCTATCAGGGCGACTCCGACTCTGAATTGATTCCTGACCTGATTGGTCCAGCTACATTTCTATTCGTAGCCAGTTTTGAAACTGTCGCGAATGCAATGACCTGGACACTCTTTCTGCTGGCTCAACACCCAATTATTATGGGTGAATTATTCGATGAATTACACCACGTTCTGGCCGGTGATGCGCCAACGATCCGACAATTAGACCAGCTACCCTTACTAGATGCCTCGATCAAGGAAGCCATGCGAATCTTGCCACCCGTTCCAATTACCTATCGAGTCGCCCGCAAAGAGGCAGAACTGGGTGGTGTCCGGGTCCGCCCAGGTGATAGAGTCATGTGTAGTCAGTATGTCACACACCATATGTCGGATCTTTTTACGGAGCCGAACCGATTTGATCCGCTGCGGTGGTTTACGATCAAGCCCAATACTTATGAATATTTCCCATTTGGGGCGGGGCCTCGAAGTTGCCTGGGATACACACTGGGGATGACGATTATCAAGATCAGTCTAGCAATGATTCTGCAGGCGTTTCGATTAGCAGTGGTACCGCAATCTCGAATCGATCGAATGGTTAAGCTGACGCTGAGCCCGAAAAGCGGTATTGCAATGCGTGTCCATCAGCAAGACCGAAAGTTCGCAGCTGTCCCTGTGAAGGGGAATATTCATGAGATGGTTGACTTTACAAGAGCAGAATCAGGTAAAACAGGCTTTCCCTCGATCAAGTATGGCAAATCAAACATTTCTAAATCAGTCAACACGTATGGAGATGCTGCCTGA
- a CDS encoding SDR family NAD(P)-dependent oxidoreductase has protein sequence MKILNGKRALITGAAAGIGREIAMSLAREGVNVYLLDIDEAGLLPVVEQAKDAGVAVIGRYCDLSDTTQITDCLKDLLSEWGGLDILVNNAGIACYGPTDEMTEQQWNQLLGVNLLAPIELTRQLLPTLLSQSESHILNVGSLASLVAGSKLTAYNISKFGLLGLSESLLAEYGRSTLGVTALCPGFVNTQIFQNSPRIGSSRQVRTPPAWLTTTPETVAAKAVRAIQKNQPLVVVTPLAKFLWFCKRMMPSLFLKVMRRRPKKRHSKTACELHPSPELLTESGGQRAA, from the coding sequence ATGAAAATTTTAAATGGAAAGAGGGCTCTGATTACCGGAGCCGCTGCGGGGATTGGCCGTGAAATTGCGATGAGTCTGGCGCGAGAAGGCGTCAATGTCTATTTGCTGGATATCGACGAGGCTGGCCTGTTGCCCGTCGTCGAACAGGCGAAGGATGCAGGCGTGGCAGTGATTGGGAGATACTGCGACCTTTCCGATACGACTCAGATCACAGACTGCCTGAAAGACCTGCTTTCGGAGTGGGGGGGGCTCGATATTCTGGTCAACAACGCCGGGATCGCCTGCTATGGCCCCACCGATGAGATGACAGAGCAGCAATGGAACCAGCTGCTGGGTGTCAACTTACTGGCGCCGATCGAGTTGACTCGCCAACTACTGCCAACTTTGCTGTCGCAGAGCGAATCCCATATTTTAAATGTCGGGAGTTTAGCGAGTCTGGTTGCCGGCAGTAAACTCACGGCTTACAACATTAGTAAGTTTGGCTTGCTGGGACTTAGTGAATCCCTGCTGGCAGAATATGGTCGCAGTACTCTGGGGGTGACAGCATTGTGTCCCGGGTTTGTAAATACCCAGATTTTTCAGAACTCACCTCGTATCGGAAGTTCGCGTCAGGTTCGCACTCCACCTGCCTGGCTCACAACGACACCTGAAACGGTCGCAGCCAAAGCAGTTCGAGCCATCCAGAAGAATCAGCCGCTTGTGGTTGTGACGCCTTTGGCAAAATTTCTCTGGTTCTGCAAGCGTATGATGCCGTCATTATTTCTGAAAGTAATGAGGCGACGACCCAAAAAACGACATTCGAAGACAGCATGTGAATTACATCCTTCACCTGAGTTGCTTACCGAAAGCGGGGGGCAGCGGGCTGCCTGA